A single Triticum dicoccoides isolate Atlit2015 ecotype Zavitan chromosome 2A, WEW_v2.0, whole genome shotgun sequence DNA region contains:
- the LOC119359208 gene encoding uncharacterized protein LOC119359208, whose product MPEEMVLCGTASFKDVDKGEPTSGGGKQAQRKEKKKPGAGKKENPYASRGLDKFSMVLAELESRREKVLRRVDGGDHVMVRFVQSETKGWVPIVVKLPAEEPAAKAEPKKKCKFKLAVSPTPPPTQPPSPRTESTSPRGGDDAVMHVAAATAPAVAAAPAKKKASAAGRWPWADKAIRPSQYWPFVAMLLLVSLVVFGRMFAICCTSIWWYLVPILNGEDGGPRSMGKTGRHLGKKASDKKIGEKITWASLPPSHGKKGSSGDHEMISPRGSHGKKSSSGDHEVISPRSHGKKSSSSGDHDVISPRSHAHGKKG is encoded by the coding sequence ATGCCGGAAGAAATGGTGCTCTGCGGCACGGCCAGCTTCAAGGACGTTGACAAGGGCGAGCCGACGAGCGGCGGAGGCAAGCAggcgcagaggaaggagaagaagaagccgGGCGCCGGGAAGAAGGAGAACCCGTACGCGTCGCGCGGGCTCGACAAGTTCTCCATGGTGCTCGCGGAGCTCGAGTCCCGGCGGGAGAAGGTCCTGCGCcgcgtcgacggcggcgaccatgtCATGGTCCGGTTCGTGCAGTCCGAGACCAAGGGCTGGGTGCCCATCGTCGTCAAGCTGCCCGCGGAAGAGCCCGCCGCCAAGGCCGAGCCCAAGAAGAAGTGCAAGTTCAAGCTGGCCGTCTCGCCCACGCCTCCGCCCACGCAGCCGCCGTCGCCGCGGACGGAGTCCACCAGCCCGAGAGGAGGAGACGACGCCGTCATGCACGTCGCGGCTGCGACGGCGCCGGCTGTCGCCGCGGCGCcggcgaagaagaaggcttcggccgcCGGGAGGTGGCCGTGGGCGGACAAGGCGATCAGGCCGAGCCAGTACTGGCCGTTCGTGGCGATGCTGCTGCTGGTGAGCCTGGTCGTGTTCGGGAGGATGTTCGCCATCTGCTGCACCTCCATCTGGTGGTACCTCGTGCCCATCTTGAACGGCGAGGATGGAGGACCGAGATCCATGGGCAAGACCGGCAGGCATCTCGGCAAGAAGGCGAGCGACAAGAAGATCGGCGAGAAGATTACTTGGGCGTCATTGCCTCCTTCACATGGCAAGAAGGGCAGCTCCGGCGACCATGAGATGATTTCGCCTAGAGGATCACATGGCAAGAAGAGCAGCTCCGGCGACCATGAGGTGATCTCGCCCAGATCACATGGCAAGAAAAGTAGTAGCTCCGGCGACCACGACGTGATTTCACCCAGAAGCCATGCACATGGGAAGAAAGGGTAA